In Streptomyces sp. Li-HN-5-11, the sequence GCGGCGACCACTACGGTGCCGTGCTCAGCCCGGACCTGCGGGACTTCCTCACCTTCTTCGCCACTCCCGGCCACAGGTCCTTCTGCCTGATCACATCCCGAGCGCCGGTCGTCGACCTCATCTCGTTCGTCACCTACCGGCAGATCGACGTACCTTCGCTGACCACGGCCGCCGGCCGTGACCTGCTGTCATCGCTGGGTGTACATGGTTCGGACGCCGCGCTCGAGCACGTCGCGGACCACTGGGGCGGGCATGCGCTCACCCTCTGCCTGATCGCTGCCTACCTGGTCAAGCGGCACGGCGGAGACGTCCGTCGGATCGCCACACTGCCACCACCTGCCCCTGACCTGCCCCGCTCGGAGATCGTGCAACGCATCCTCCGTGCTTACGATGCGTGCTTGTCGGACACCGAACGCGCGCTCCTGGCCGCTTTCAGCGTCTTCCGGACGCCCGTGGAGCCGGAGGCGCTGGAGACCGTACTGTCGTTGGACTCCACGCATGACGGCCCACTGCTCTCCTCGGCGTACGCCGCCGCCCTGGCCCACCTGGTCGACGCCCGGGTGGTGCGGCGTGACCAGAGCGGTCGTCTCGGCGTCCACCCTTTGATACGTGACTACTACTACAAGTCCGCGGCGAACGGGGTGAACCGCGTCCGCCTCCACGCGTGGGCGAAGAACTACTACCTCGAACTTGCCGAGGCGCGGAACGAATCTCCAGCGACACTGGAAGCCCTGGGGCCAGTCGTGGAGGCCATTCACCACGCATGCCGCTCCGGCGCCTTCAGCGAGGCCTACGAGCTGATCACCGACCGGCTCTACGGAGGGGACCGAGGCCTGATCACCCGCGAACTCAGCGCATACGACATGGTGCTGGCCTGCTTCGCCGATTTCTTCCCGCGAGGCGACTACCGACGCGAACCCTATGCGGACCCCGGCGATCCGGGAATGCGTGGCTGGGTGCTGCACGAGGTCGCCACCAGTTTTCAGATGCTCGGGCGGCTATGGGACGCGGTGAGTGTGCTGCGCCGTGCCGAGGCCGCGTTCCGTGCGCTCGGCCGCTACCACCAGGCGGCTGTCAGCTGTCAGAACCGGGCCGATCTCCATCTGGCGCTGGGACAGCTGACGAAGGCGGAGGAGACCGTCGAGGAGGCTTTCGAACTCGCACGCCTGGCCGGTGACCAGGAGGACGTTCTGGTGGCGCAGACGTTGAGCGGAGCCCTGCACCGCTATAGGGGCGAGCATGAACAGGCGGACCGGTGCTTCGACGCGGCCCTCCGCATCGCCCGGGAGTTCACTCCGATTCCCGTCCTCTACAGCTGGAGCGGCATCCACTATGCCGAACATCTGCGCGCGACTGGCCGGCCCCTGGCGGCAGGCCGAGCGCTGGACGCCAACCTGACGGTCTGCCGCCGGGCCGGCTGGGCCGCCGACGAAGCGGCCTGCTTGATCAGCCTGGGTGACCTCGCGCTGGACGCGGGGGCCACCGACACCGCCCGGCCTCATTTCGAGGCGGCGCACGCCATCGCGCGCGGTATCACCCGAAGAGACGTGCTGATCGCGTCCCTGCTGGCCCGTTGCCGGTTGGCCTCGGCGCTGGGCCAGTCGGCGAGTGCGCGCGGCGACGCCGACCAGGCGCTGCTGATGGCGGTCGGTGGCGGGTACAGGATCGCCGAGGTCGAGGCCCGGATCGTCCTGGCTCGCGTCCATCGGGACGTAGGTGATGAACAGGCAGCCTGGGAGGAGATCAGCAGGGCTGGCGAACTCGCGCGCGAGATCGGATACCGGCGTGGTGAGGACGCCGCTGCCGAACTGGAGAGGGCCCTGGACGAGGACAGCTGGTAGTAGCCGGTCAACTCGCGGCTCAGCTCGTGCCAGAGTCGTCCGCCGCCTCCGTATCGTCGTGAGCGTTTGTGGACAGCTCCCGCGCCAGGGCGTCCAGTAGAGCTGCAGGGATCCGGCCGTCGACAGCGGTGGTCTCCCGCAGAGCCGAATGTGAGCGCGGCTCCTCGGCGTCGGCCGGTTCGACGGTTCCCGCGTCGTCTGCTGCGTTGTCCTGGGCAGGTGTCATGGGTGCGTCCCCCTTCAGTCATCGCTGTCGGCACCGCCGACGCCCCGTCGGCAGGACGCATCACCGATCCGTGGACCGCCGGACGCGTCGCTACGTAGCTTCACGTCCATGAACCCGGAGAACAAGAGCACCGCACGGCTTCCCCCGCCCTGGTGCCTCTTGGGATGGGCGCTGCTTCGCAACCGCCGTTTCGTCACTCCGTCCTGGGGTCGTCCTTCCTCAGGGACTTGAGGAACTCGGGGTTGTCGTCCGGCGCGACCCACCGGGGGGACCCGGACGCGGCCGATGGAGCCTTCCGCACCTTGCCCGTGATCAGCCACGCCAGCGGGCCGACCAGGACCTCGCCGAAGAGCAGGATGACGAGCACCCACATCACCTTCGGCAGGTGACGCACCTCGTTCTCGGGTGTGTTCAGGCAGTCGACGAAGGCGTAGATCCACAGCGCCAGGATCAGCAGGAACGGCAGATACCTCAGCATGCTCGCGTGCTCTCCAGGAAAAGCGGGGCGGCCCCGGTGACGGGGCCAGGTTAGCCCGTAACGGATACTTGGACGCATGGCTTACGACGATCTTCGCTCCCTGCTCAGGGCGCTGGAGCGCGAGGGCGACCTCAAGCGCATCAAGGCCGAGGTCGACCCGTATCTGGAGGTCGGTGAGATCGTCGACCGGGTGCAGAAGTCCGGCGGTCCGGCGCTGCTCTTCGAGAACGTCAAGGGCTCCGCCATGCCGCTCGCCATGAACGTCTTCGGCACCGACCGGCGGCTGCTGAAGGCGCTCGGACTGAAGTCGTACGGGGACATCAGCGAGAAGATCGGCGGACTGCTGCGGCCCGAGCTGCCGCACGGGTTCGTGGGGGTGCGCGAGGCGTTCGGGAAGCTCGGCGCGATGACGCACGTACCGCCGAGGAAGGTGAAGGACGCGCCCGTGCAGGAGGTGGTCCTCACCGGCGACGACGTCGACCTCGACCAGCTGCCGGCGCTGTTCACCTGGCCCCAGGACGGCGGCTCCTTCTTCAACCTGGGGCTCACCCACACCAAGGACCCGGAGACGGGGATCCGCAACCTCGGGCTGTACCGCCTGCAGCGCCACGACAAGCGCACCATCGGCATGCACTGGCAGATCCACAAGGACAGCCGGAACCACTACCAGGTGGCCGCGCGGCGCGGGGAGCGGCTGCCGGTCGCCGTCGCGTTCGGGTGCCCGCCCGCCGTGACGTACGCCTCCACCGCCCCGCTGCCCGGGGACATCGACGAGTACCTGTTCGCCGGGTTCATCGCCGGTAAGCGGATCGAGATGGTCGACTGCAAGACCGTGCCGCTGCAGGTGCCCGCCCAGGCCGAGGTCGTCCTGGAGGGGTGGCTGGAGCCGGGCCGGATGCTGCCGGAGGGGCCCTTCGGCGACCACACCGGCTTCTACACCCCGCAGGAGCCCTTCCCCGCGCTGACCATCGACTGCGTGACGATGCGCAGGCGGCCCCTGCTGCAGTCGATCGTCGTGGGGCGGCCCCCGACGGAGGACGGGCCCCTGGGCCGCGCGACCGAGCGGTTCTTCCTCCCGCTGCTGAAGATCATCGTGCCGGACATCGTGGACTACCACCTGCCGGAGGCGGGCGGCTTCCACAACTGCGCGATCGTGTCGATCGACAAGAAGTACCCCAAGCACGCCCAGAAGGTGATGCACGCCGTCTGGGGAGCACACATGATGTCGCTGACCAAGCTGATCGTGGTCGTCGACGCCGACTGCGACGTGCACGATCTGCACGAGGTCGCCTGGCGGGCCCTCGGCAACACGGACTACGCCCGTGACCTCACAGTCGTCGAAGGTCCCGTCGACCACCTGGACCACGCCTCCTACCAGCAGTTCTGGGGCGGCAAGGCGGGGATCGACGCGACCAGGAAGTGGCCCGAGGAGGGCTACACGCGCGACGGCGGCTGGCCCGAGATGGTCCTGTCCGACCCGGAGACCGCGGCGAAGGTGACCCGCCGCTGGAAGGAGTACGGCCTGTGAGCAGCGCCTCCGCCGCGATTCCGCAGCCAGGACGCACGAAAGCCTTCCTGCGCCTGGTGATGATCGAGCACTCGGTCTTCGCCCTGCCCTTCGCCTACATCGCCTCCCTCACCGCGATGTACGAGTGGGACCGGGACATCCACTGGGCCAGGCTCCTCCTGGTGACCCTCGCCATGGTGGGCCTGCGGACCTTCGCGATGGCGGTCAACCGGATCATCGACCGCGAGATCGACGCCCGTAACCCGCGCACCGCCCAGCGCGAGCTGGTCACGGGCGCGATGAGCGTCCGCCACGCCTGGACCGGCGCGCTCGTCGCGCTCGTCGTCTTCCTGGGCGCCGCCGCCCTGCTCAACCCGCTGTGCCTCGCCCTCGCCCCCATCGCGGTGATCCCGATGGTGGTCTACCCCTACGGCAAGCGGTTCACGAACTTCCCCCAGGCCATCCTGGGCCTGGCCCAGGCCATGGGGCCGATCGGCGGCTGGCTGGCGATCAGCGGCGAGTGGTCGTGGAAAGCGGTGATCCTGGGGCTGGCCGTCGGCGTCTGGATCGGCGGCTTCGACCTGATCTACGCCTGCCAGGACGTGGAGACCGACCGCGAGATCGGCGTGATGTCGGTCCCGGCCCGCTTCGGCGTCCCGGCCGCGATCCGGGGCGCGCGCGCCTGCCACCTGGTCACCACGGCCCTGTTCGTCTGGTACGCGCTCGTCACCGGTGCCGGCGCGTTCTTCTGGCTGGGGCTGTTGATCGTCGCGGGCGCGTTCGTGTACGAGCACTCGATCGTGCGCCCGCACGACCTCTCGCGCCTCAACCGGGCCTTCTTCAGCGTCAACGGGTTCATCGGCATCGCGCTGTTCGTGTGCGCGCTGCTCGACCTGCTGGTCCGCGGGCTCTCCGTCTGAGGTGCCCGGATTGCCGCGGTCTTGATCTTGAGCGCCGACGGATAGGCTCGATGCCATGAAGCCAGGACAATCGCAGCGCACACCTTGGATCGTGGGGGTGTCCGGAGCGTCCGGTACGCCGTACGCGGCCGCTGTGCTGCGCGCGCTGCTCGACGCGGGGGAGAGCGTCGACCTGGTGGTCAGCCGGGCCTCGCGGCTCACCCTGCTCGACGAGACCGGCATCTCCTTCCGGGACGGTCACTGGCAGGACGACCTGCGGGAATGGCTGGGCCGGGGGGCCGACGGCAAGCCCGGGACCTTCGAGGTGGACGCCGGCGGGGTGCGGTACTGGAACGCGGGGGACCTGGCCGCCGGGCCGTCCTCGGGGTCGTATCCGGCGAAGGGGATGCTCATCGTCCCGGCCTCCACCGCCTGCGTCGCCGGTGTCGCGCTCGGGCTGTCGAAGGATCTGCTGCAGCGGGCGGCGAGCGTCACACTGAAGGAGCGCCGTCCGCTCGTCGTGGCCGTACGGGAGACCCCGCTGAACGGTCAGACCCTCAGGCACCTCGTGGCGCTGGACGACGCCGGCGCGAGCGTCGTACCGGCCTCTCCCGGCTTCTACGCGGGCGCCACCCACATCCAGGACCTGGTGGACTTCGTCGCCGGGCGGGTGCTGGACGCGGCGGGCGTCGAGCACGGCCTGTACCGGCGCTGGAAGGGCGAACTGGGCGGCGGCGCCCACCACTAGCGCCCAGCGCGGTACCTCTCATCACTTCAGGAACTCTTCAGCGGAAGGCTTCGATCGCATGGACGCGGTGGACAGGCAGCTCATCCAGGCCCTCAGGGAGAACGGCCGGGCCTCGTACGCGGAGCTGGGGCGCCTCGTCGGCCTGTCGGGACCGAGCGTCACCGACCGCATCAACCGGCTGGAGGCGGCCGGAGTCATCACGGGCTACCGCGCCACCGTGAACTCCGCCTCGCTCGGCCTCGGCGTCACCGCGCTGATCGGCATCTCGCTCTCCGACGCCGCCGACCACGAGGACGTCGCCCAGCGCCTGCGGGACCTGCCGGAGATCGAGGACTGCTGGTTCATCGCCGGTGACGACTCCTTCATGCTCAAGGTGCGGGCCACCGACGTGGACGGCCTGGAGAAGATCATCCGCCGGCTCAGCGGCACCAAGGGCGTCTCCCGCACCCGTACCACCATCGTGCTGTCCACGAAGTGGGAGAACCGGGTCGGAGAGCTGCCCGAGGAGGTCTAGGGATACCGTTGGCCGTGCTGTCGGAGAAAGGTGTGGGCATGGACGTCGGGCTCAAGCGCGAGCTGGAGGAGAAGGTCCGTTCCGGTGAGCGGCTGACCCGCGAGGACGGCATCGCGCTGTACGAGTCGGACGACCTGGCGTGGCTGGGCGGCCTCGCGCACGAGGTGCGGACGCGGAAGAACGGCGATGTCGTCCACTTCAACGTCAACCGCCACCTCAACATGACCAACGTGTGCACGGCGTCGTGCGCCTACTGCTCCTTCCAGCGCAAGCCGGGGGAGAAGGACGCGTACACGATGCGCATCGAGGAGGCGGTGCGGCTCGCGAGGACGATGGAGTCGGAGAACCTCACCGAGCTGCACATCGTCAACGGGCTGCACCCCAACCTGCCGTGGCGGTACTACCCGCGCTCGCTGCGGGAGCTGAAGGCCGCCCTCCCGGACGTCTCCCTCAAGGCCTTCACCGCCACCGAGATCCACCACTTCGAGACGATCTCCGGGCTGAGCGCGAGCGAGATCCTCGACGAGCTGATCGACGCGGGCCTCGAGTCCCTCACCGGCGGCGGCGCGGAGATCTTCGACTGGGAGGTCCGGCAGCACATCGTGGACCACCGGACCCACTGGGAGGACTGGTCCCGCATCCACCGGCTGGCGCACGAGAAGGGGCTCAAGACCCCGTGCACCATGCTCTACGGCCACATCGAGGAGCCCCGCCACCGCGTCGACCACGTGCTGCGGCTGCGTGAGCTGCAGGACGAGACCGGCGGTTTCCAGGTCTTCATCCCGCTGCGCTACCAGCACGACTTCGTGGACGTGAAGGACGGCAAGGTCCGCAACCGCCTGCAGGCCCGTACGACGATGGCGACCGGGGCGGAGGCGCTGAAGACCTTCGCCGTCTCCCGGCTGCTCTTCGACAACGTCCCGCACGTGAAGGTCTTCTGGGTGATGCACGGCGTGCAGACCGCCCAGCTCGCCCTCCAGCACGGGGCGGACGACATGGACGGCTCGGTCGTCGAGTACAAGATCACGCACGACGCGGACAACTTCGGCACGCCGAACAAGCTGACCCGCGAGGACCTGCTGGAGCTGATCCGCGACGCGGGCTTCCGGCCGGTGGAGCGGAACACGCGGTACGAGATCATCCGGGAGTACGACGGTCCGGACCCTGCGCGCCGGGAATCGCCGCAGCCCATGAGGGTCTGACCGGTCGTACGGCGGCCGCGGGCCATGGGGGCTGGTCGCGCCCCGCGGTGGAGCCGCACATTGAGGCGGTCCAGCGCCCTCAGGGGGGTACCCGCACCGTATGGCTGCGAAGGCACCCGAGGACGCCTACAGCGCAGAGCCCTTCGTGCCCGAGCGCGGTGGGCTCCCGGACCTGCGCAAGGCGGCGGCCGAGTGCAGGGGCTGTCCCTTGCACCGTGACGCCACTCAGACGGTGTTCGGCGAAGGCGACGCCCACGCCCGCGTGATGCTCGTCGGCGAGCAGCCCGGCGACCAGGAGGACCGGCAGGGCAGGCCCTTCGTGGGTCCTGCCGGGAAGCTGCTGGACCGGGCGCTGGCCGAGGCGGGGATCGACCCCGGTGCGGCGTACGTCACCAACGCGGTCAAGCACTTCAAGTTCACACAGGCCGAACCGCGTAAGCGGCGCATACACAAGGCGCCCACCCTGCGGGAGATGACGGCGTGCGGGCCCTGGCTGGCGGCCGAGCTGGCCCTGGTGGAGCCCGAGCTGATCGTGGTGCTGGGCGCGACGGCCGGCAAGGCGCTACTGGGCTCGTCGTTCCGGGTGACCGAGGTGCGCGGCACGGTGCTGGAGCGGGAGATCCACGGGCGGCCGGAG encodes:
- the mqnP gene encoding menaquinone biosynthesis prenyltransferase MqnP, which encodes MSSASAAIPQPGRTKAFLRLVMIEHSVFALPFAYIASLTAMYEWDRDIHWARLLLVTLAMVGLRTFAMAVNRIIDREIDARNPRTAQRELVTGAMSVRHAWTGALVALVVFLGAAALLNPLCLALAPIAVIPMVVYPYGKRFTNFPQAILGLAQAMGPIGGWLAISGEWSWKAVILGLAVGVWIGGFDLIYACQDVETDREIGVMSVPARFGVPAAIRGARACHLVTTALFVWYALVTGAGAFFWLGLLIVAGAFVYEHSIVRPHDLSRLNRAFFSVNGFIGIALFVCALLDLLVRGLSV
- the mqnE gene encoding aminofutalosine synthase MqnE; amino-acid sequence: MDVGLKRELEEKVRSGERLTREDGIALYESDDLAWLGGLAHEVRTRKNGDVVHFNVNRHLNMTNVCTASCAYCSFQRKPGEKDAYTMRIEEAVRLARTMESENLTELHIVNGLHPNLPWRYYPRSLRELKAALPDVSLKAFTATEIHHFETISGLSASEILDELIDAGLESLTGGGAEIFDWEVRQHIVDHRTHWEDWSRIHRLAHEKGLKTPCTMLYGHIEEPRHRVDHVLRLRELQDETGGFQVFIPLRYQHDFVDVKDGKVRNRLQARTTMATGAEALKTFAVSRLLFDNVPHVKVFWVMHGVQTAQLALQHGADDMDGSVVEYKITHDADNFGTPNKLTREDLLELIRDAGFRPVERNTRYEIIREYDGPDPARRESPQPMRV
- a CDS encoding tetratricopeptide repeat protein, translating into MSSDKRGVPVRLQNVRLLTVRVALPDGGPTLGTGVAIARQGLIVTCRHVLEDGGLDVCAREPAEVEVHFPAVDHWKAVTRRARVVAYCPDSEDDIVCLRTEGLIPAERVAVLGDAAASAWNEFISYGYRKLGKYQGLFAQGTILGEIELPEGGHLLQEPVQLSSSGVAEGMSGAPVLDRSRNLVVGMVSEKWGSGGMPDDRDTAWAVNAHLVTFPPFSLVIRQEPLPMLSAEPPQMDDSLFRKALPPRSDRLEDAPSLLTEWVGRDELLAAVSSVVDAPDSLVAGLVGFGGEGKTTIARQWLDSRRRTLREGNAEGPRFFWWSFAERPGADDFLEAALDFVSGGRISSEDCGDGRARAEIVASLLSTQPYVFVLDGLEAVQEQRGDHYGAVLSPDLRDFLTFFATPGHRSFCLITSRAPVVDLISFVTYRQIDVPSLTTAAGRDLLSSLGVHGSDAALEHVADHWGGHALTLCLIAAYLVKRHGGDVRRIATLPPPAPDLPRSEIVQRILRAYDACLSDTERALLAAFSVFRTPVEPEALETVLSLDSTHDGPLLSSAYAAALAHLVDARVVRRDQSGRLGVHPLIRDYYYKSAANGVNRVRLHAWAKNYYLELAEARNESPATLEALGPVVEAIHHACRSGAFSEAYELITDRLYGGDRGLITRELSAYDMVLACFADFFPRGDYRREPYADPGDPGMRGWVLHEVATSFQMLGRLWDAVSVLRRAEAAFRALGRYHQAAVSCQNRADLHLALGQLTKAEETVEEAFELARLAGDQEDVLVAQTLSGALHRYRGEHEQADRCFDAALRIAREFTPIPVLYSWSGIHYAEHLRATGRPLAAGRALDANLTVCRRAGWAADEAACLISLGDLALDAGATDTARPHFEAAHAIARGITRRDVLIASLLARCRLASALGQSASARGDADQALLMAVGGGYRIAEVEARIVLARVHRDVGDEQAAWEEISRAGELAREIGYRRGEDAAAELERALDEDSW
- a CDS encoding PLD nuclease N-terminal domain-containing protein, translating into MLRYLPFLLILALWIYAFVDCLNTPENEVRHLPKVMWVLVILLFGEVLVGPLAWLITGKVRKAPSAASGSPRWVAPDDNPEFLKSLRKDDPRTE
- a CDS encoding UbiX family flavin prenyltransferase encodes the protein MKPGQSQRTPWIVGVSGASGTPYAAAVLRALLDAGESVDLVVSRASRLTLLDETGISFRDGHWQDDLREWLGRGADGKPGTFEVDAGGVRYWNAGDLAAGPSSGSYPAKGMLIVPASTACVAGVALGLSKDLLQRAASVTLKERRPLVVAVRETPLNGQTLRHLVALDDAGASVVPASPGFYAGATHIQDLVDFVAGRVLDAAGVEHGLYRRWKGELGGGAHH
- a CDS encoding Lrp/AsnC family transcriptional regulator, with protein sequence MDAVDRQLIQALRENGRASYAELGRLVGLSGPSVTDRINRLEAAGVITGYRATVNSASLGLGVTALIGISLSDAADHEDVAQRLRDLPEIEDCWFIAGDDSFMLKVRATDVDGLEKIIRRLSGTKGVSRTRTTIVLSTKWENRVGELPEEV
- a CDS encoding menaquinone biosynthesis decarboxylase → MAYDDLRSLLRALEREGDLKRIKAEVDPYLEVGEIVDRVQKSGGPALLFENVKGSAMPLAMNVFGTDRRLLKALGLKSYGDISEKIGGLLRPELPHGFVGVREAFGKLGAMTHVPPRKVKDAPVQEVVLTGDDVDLDQLPALFTWPQDGGSFFNLGLTHTKDPETGIRNLGLYRLQRHDKRTIGMHWQIHKDSRNHYQVAARRGERLPVAVAFGCPPAVTYASTAPLPGDIDEYLFAGFIAGKRIEMVDCKTVPLQVPAQAEVVLEGWLEPGRMLPEGPFGDHTGFYTPQEPFPALTIDCVTMRRRPLLQSIVVGRPPTEDGPLGRATERFFLPLLKIIVPDIVDYHLPEAGGFHNCAIVSIDKKYPKHAQKVMHAVWGAHMMSLTKLIVVVDADCDVHDLHEVAWRALGNTDYARDLTVVEGPVDHLDHASYQQFWGGKAGIDATRKWPEEGYTRDGGWPEMVLSDPETAAKVTRRWKEYGL
- a CDS encoding UdgX family uracil-DNA binding protein (This protein belongs to the uracil DNA glycosylase superfamily, members of which act in excision repair of DNA. However, it belongs more specifically to UdgX branch, whose founding member was found to bind uracil in DNA (where it does not belong), without cleaving it, appears to promote DNA repair by a pathway involving RecA, rather than base excision.); this translates as MAAKAPEDAYSAEPFVPERGGLPDLRKAAAECRGCPLHRDATQTVFGEGDAHARVMLVGEQPGDQEDRQGRPFVGPAGKLLDRALAEAGIDPGAAYVTNAVKHFKFTQAEPRKRRIHKAPTLREMTACGPWLAAELALVEPELIVVLGATAGKALLGSSFRVTEVRGTVLEREIHGRPERLVPTVHPSSVLRSDDREAAYRGLVSDLEVAARALP